In Aquila chrysaetos chrysaetos chromosome 2, bAquChr1.4, whole genome shotgun sequence, the following are encoded in one genomic region:
- the STYX gene encoding serine/threonine/tyrosine-interacting protein isoform X1, with protein MELAKPAFPALPQAKEDSEDWTYPMRREMQEILPGLFLGPYSSAMKSKLPILQKHGITHVICIRQNIEANFIKPNFQQLFRYLVLDIADNPVENIIRFFPMTKEFIDGSLQSGGKVLVHGNAGISRSAALVIAYIMETFGVKYRDAFTYVQERRFCINPNAGFVHQLQEYEAIYLAKLTIQMMSPLQLERSLSVPPGTTGSLKRMHEEDEELGTMQVAAAQNG; from the exons ATGGAGCTCGCCAAGCCGGCCTTCCCCGCGCTGCCGCAGGCCAAAGAGGACTCTGAG gattGGACCTATCCCATGAGGAGAGAGATGCAG GAAATTTTACCTGGGTTATTTTTAGGCCCATATTCTTCAGCTATGAAAAGCAAG ctACCTATACTTCAGAAACATGGAATAACCCATGTAATATGCATACGGCAAAACATTGAAGCAAATTTTATTAAACCAAACTTCCAACAGTTATTTAG GTATTTAGTCTTGGATATTGCAGATAATCCAGTTGAGAATATAATACGATTTTTCCCTATG actAAAGAATTTATTGATGGAAGTTTACAAAGTGGAG gaaAAGTTCTTGTCCATGGAAATGCAGGGATTTCTAGAAG tgctgcctTAGTTATTGCATACATAATGGAAACATTTGGGGTGAAGTACAG GGATGCATTTACTTATGTTCAAGAAAGAAGATTCTGTATTAATCCTAATGCTGGATTTGTCCATCAACTTCAg GAATATGAAGCCATCTATCTAGCAAAATTAACCATCCAGATGATGTCACCACTGCAGTTGGAGAGATCCCTCTCAGTTCCACCTGGTACTACAG GAAGTTTAAAGCGAATGcatgaagaggatgaagaacTTGGAACCATGCAagtggcagcagcacagaacGGATGA
- the STYX gene encoding serine/threonine/tyrosine-interacting protein isoform X2 — translation MNCSGKRKLYREDWTYPMRREMQEILPGLFLGPYSSAMKSKLPILQKHGITHVICIRQNIEANFIKPNFQQLFRYLVLDIADNPVENIIRFFPMTKEFIDGSLQSGGKVLVHGNAGISRSAALVIAYIMETFGVKYRDAFTYVQERRFCINPNAGFVHQLQEYEAIYLAKLTIQMMSPLQLERSLSVPPGTTGSLKRMHEEDEELGTMQVAAAQNG, via the exons ATGAATTGCAGTGGGAAGAGAAAGCTGTACAGAGAG gattGGACCTATCCCATGAGGAGAGAGATGCAG GAAATTTTACCTGGGTTATTTTTAGGCCCATATTCTTCAGCTATGAAAAGCAAG ctACCTATACTTCAGAAACATGGAATAACCCATGTAATATGCATACGGCAAAACATTGAAGCAAATTTTATTAAACCAAACTTCCAACAGTTATTTAG GTATTTAGTCTTGGATATTGCAGATAATCCAGTTGAGAATATAATACGATTTTTCCCTATG actAAAGAATTTATTGATGGAAGTTTACAAAGTGGAG gaaAAGTTCTTGTCCATGGAAATGCAGGGATTTCTAGAAG tgctgcctTAGTTATTGCATACATAATGGAAACATTTGGGGTGAAGTACAG GGATGCATTTACTTATGTTCAAGAAAGAAGATTCTGTATTAATCCTAATGCTGGATTTGTCCATCAACTTCAg GAATATGAAGCCATCTATCTAGCAAAATTAACCATCCAGATGATGTCACCACTGCAGTTGGAGAGATCCCTCTCAGTTCCACCTGGTACTACAG GAAGTTTAAAGCGAATGcatgaagaggatgaagaacTTGGAACCATGCAagtggcagcagcacagaacGGATGA
- the GNPNAT1 gene encoding glucosamine 6-phosphate N-acetyltransferase, whose product MMPVATVMPDDTPMFDPNILHELDWSENTTTFSPAISPLEPGDGLVLRPLCTADLNRGFFKVLGQLTETGVASPEQFIKTFEHMKRSGDYYVTVVEDTNLGQIVATATLVIEHKFTHSCAKRGRIEDVVVSGECRGRQLGKLLTSTLTLLSKRLNCYKITLECLPKNVDFYKKFGYSVSEENYMFQRFFN is encoded by the exons ATGATGCCTGTTGCAACTGTGATGCCTGATGACACACCGATGTTTGACCCAAATATTCTGCATGAACTTGACTGGAGTGAGAACACGACGACGTTTTCTCCTGCAATTTCTCCTTTAGAACCAGGAGATGGCCTAGTTTTGAGACCACTCTGCACAGCTGATTTAAATCGAG gCTTTTTTAAAGTTCTGGGTCAGCTGACTGAAACTGGAGTTGCAAGCCCAGAGCAGTTTATCA AAACCTTTGAGCACATGAAGAGATCCGGAGATTACTACGTTACTGTCGTAGAAGACACCAATCTTGGACAGATTGTTGCTACAGCAACGCTGGTGATAGAACACAAGTTCACTCACTCCTGTGCAAAG agaggaaggatagAAGATGTCGTCGTAAGCGGGGAgtgcagaggaaggcagcttGGTAAACT aTTAACATCCACCCTGACATTGCTAAGTAAGAGACTGAACTGTTACAAAATTACACTTGAGTGTCTGCCAAAAAACGTGGATTTCTATAAGAAGTTTGGCTATTCAGTATCTGAAGAAAACTACATGTTTCAACGGTTCTTTAATTAA